GGTTCCTTCGTCATTGATGGGGCTGACTTTAAAAGATATGTATAAATTTCCTGGGCATCCCACCCCTTGCTGATGGCAAGCGAGAGAGCGAATGCGTAGATGCGATTACAATCCCTACAGACTGTATGGGTATGGGTGATGGAGCAGTCATCATCCGCAAGATGCATGAGTGCAGATGTTGAATAATTGCTTCCCAGGATCCCTATGGGCGTGATACGCATCAGGGCTCCATTTGCCTGGCTCTGAGGATTGAAAGAGCCATCCAAAGCGCCATAGATGGTAACCCCAATATCCAAGGGGCCTGCATCCCGCCAACGGATGTATGCTTTTCTCACTGCTTCCTTCTGGTAGCGACCATGTTCCAAGATGCTCTGGATCATCATGATTGCCATTTCGCTATCGTCGGTAATCTGTCCTGCAAGGCCAACATATCGGGAACTTACACCCATATCCCTGATACCATCAGGAAAGGATTGGCGAACTGTTTTTTCACGCTTGAACTCTGTCTGTGCACCCAGGGCATCCCCTATAAAGCTTCCAAGCAGGGATCCCAATGCTCGCTCATACCGTATCGTCACTGCAT
The sequence above is drawn from the uncultured Sphaerochaeta sp. genome and encodes:
- a CDS encoding ADP-ribosylglycohydrolase family protein — translated: MVRSNAVTIRYERALGSLLGSFIGDALGAQTEFKREKTVRQSFPDGIRDMGVSSRYVGLAGQITDDSEMAIMMIQSILEHGRYQKEAVRKAYIRWRDAGPLDIGVTIYGALDGSFNPQSQANGALMRITPIGILGSNYSTSALMHLADDDCSITHTHTVCRDCNRIYAFALSLAISKGWDAQEIYTYLLKSAPSMTKEPSVLEALSKAAHEPPQGIDGPYKGWVLVAFQLAFYTLLHQDSFEQGMVDLIMRAGDADTNAVIYGALAGAIATREHMPERWISALKISNCLQGLIDYPHKRIERLAEEWVEELINLPVVQKLS